From the Brassica napus cultivar Da-Ae chromosome A8, Da-Ae, whole genome shotgun sequence genome, one window contains:
- the LOC106430192 gene encoding wall-associated receptor kinase-like 9 gives MRCALLLMTHLSLVLVLILASANLTASRSSCPSHCGNISIPYPFGIGKGCYLNEWFAIQCNNSISGALVPYLPKINKEVVKISLPDANGFFKTTESYGSLGIKTNVTSMGCSNSSDETKFGEPLNFSGSPFTISRSNIFQAIGCNYKATLTHLDPAVVGCISTCEPRKIGDHTTSCRGNKCCQVDPPSEIGEVVGISMEEISSSITRERGCRVAFLTDENQDPLGYREAKVTDPNWFYDRQYVTLQLRWAIPMTNLSFINSLGCTMSYSSPSVSPCICVNNTNDKISSVGCACHKGYTGNPYVLGGCKDIDECQLDKGNYENCRPQGGTCVNTPGSYQCVFKKYKTMPVTMGLCVGFGVLMMVFAVAFLLCKFIKKQRKIIGKRKLFRRNGGLLLKQQLTSTEGSIEKTKVFTSKELKKATENFSSTRVLGKGGQGTVYKGMLVDGRIVAVKKSTVVDQDKVGEFINEVVILSQINHRNIVKLIGCCLETEVPLLVYEFVSNGNIFEHLHGEFDESAMTTWEMRLRIVIDIAGALSYLHSSASTPIFHRDVKSTNIMLDEKYRVKVSDFGTSRWVTDDHTHLTTVVSGTVGYVDPEYFQTSQFTDKSDVYSFGVVLVELITGEKPISLVRFLRNRTLAAYFILAMEENRLIDIIDPQIRAECKLEQVMEAAQLARRCLKLTGKDRPSMREVSMELERIRSPSKDLQPNVHIVKNNAEEADIGVESCSVDTTSTLDAEPLFPGQTW, from the exons atgaggtGTGCACTACTACTCATGACTCATCTCTCACTAGTGCTTGTCTTGATTCTTGCTTCAGCAAATCTCACCGCTTCGAGATCTTCTTGTCCGAGCCACTGTGGAAACATCTCGATCCCGTATCCTTTCGGGATCGGAAAGGGTTGCTATCTCAACGAATGGTTTGCAATTCAATGCAACAATTCCATTTCTGGAGCTCTTGTCCCCTATCTACCAAAGATtaacaaagaagttgtcaaaaTCTCTCTACCGGATGCAAATGGTTTTTTCAAAACCACCGAATCATACGGGTCACTAGGCATCAAAACCAACGTAACTTCCATGGGATGTTCCAACAGCAGCGATGAAACAAAATTTGGTGAGCCTTTGAATTTTAGTGGCTCCCCTTTTACTATTAGCCGTTCCAACATCTTCCAAGCTATCGGCTGCAACTACAAGGCAACCTTGACACATCTTGACCCCGCAGTGGTGGGATGCATCTCGACTTGTGAGCCAAGAAAGATAGGAGATCATACAACAAGCTGCCGTGGTAACAAATGCTGCCAAGTAGACCCACCTAGTGAGATTGGAGAGGTAGTCGGTATCAGTATGGAGGAAATCTCTAGTAGCATAACAAGAGAAAGAGGATGTCGAGTAGCCTTCTTAACAGACGAAAATCAAGACCCTCTAGGGTACCGTGAGGCTAAAGTAACTGATCCAAATTGGTTTTACGATAGGCAATATGTTACACTCCAACTGCGGTGGGCAATTCCGATGACTAATCTCTCGTTTATCAACTCCTTGGGATGCACGATGAGCTACTCCAGCCCTAGCGTTAGTCCTTGCATATGCGTGAATAATACAAACGATAAGATAAGCAGTGTAGGTTGTGCATGCCACAAGGGTTACACAGGCAACCCATATGTTCTGGGTGGATGTAAAG ACATTGATGAGTGCCAACTCGACAAGGGTAACTACGAAAATTGTAGGCCACAAGGAGGCACTTGTGTGAATACTCCGGGAAGCTACCAGTGTGTATTCAAGAAGTACAAGACTATGCCAGTTACTATGG GACTATGTGTAGGTTTTGGTGTACTGATGATGGTTTTCGCTGTAGCTTTTCTGTTATGCAAATTTATCAAAAAGCAAAGGAAGATCATTGGCAAAAGAAAGTTGTTCAGACGTAATGGAGGTTTATTGTTGAAACAACAGTTGACTTCTACAGAAGGCAGCATCGAGAAGACAAAAGTATTCACCTCGAAAGAGCTAAAGAAAGCAACTGAAAACTTCAGTTCAACAAGAGTGCTTGGAAAAGGTGGCCAGGGCACTGTGTATAAAGGAATGCTTGTAGATGGTAGAATCGTAGCTGTGAAAAAATCTACCGTTGTAGATCAAGACAAGGTGGGAGAGTTCATTAATGAGGTTGTCATTCTATCGCAGATCAACCACAGAAACATAGTGAAACTCATAGGCTGTTGCCTTGAGACAGAAGTGCCTCTTCTAGTTTATGAGTTTGTTTCTAATGGTAACATTTTTGAGCATCTTCATGGTGAGTTTGATGAGTCCGCAATGACTACTTGGGAGATGCGTTTGCGCATTGTCATAGATATTGCTGGAGCTCTTTCGTACCTCCACTCATCAGCCTCGACTCCGATTTTTCATAGAGATGTCAAATCTACAAATATAATGTTGGACGAAAAATATCGAGTTAAAGTGTCTGACTTCGGCACTTCAAGATGGGTAACTGATGATCATACCCACCTAACTACTGTGGTTTCAGGTACAGTTGGATATGTGGATCCGGAGTACTTCCAGACTAGCCAATTCACCGACAAAAGTGATGTGTATAGCTTTGGGGTGGTGCTAGTGGAACTCATCACCGGAGAAAAGCCCATATCCCTTGTCCGGTTTCTAAGAAACAGAACACTGGCAGCTTATTTCATTCTTGCAATGGAAGAGAATCGACTCATCGACATTATTGACCCTCAAATCAGAGCTGAGTGCAAGCTAGAGCAAGTCATGGAGGCAGCACAACTTGCAAGGAGGTGTCTAAAGCTTACTGGAAAGGATCGACCGAGCATGAGAGAAGTGTCGATGGAGTTAGAGAGAATTCGCTCACCAAGTAAAGATTTACAGCCAAATGTTCATATTGTCAAAAACAATGCGGAGGAAGCAGATATTGGTGTGGAATCGTGTAGCGTTGATACAACTTCAACGTTAGATGCCGAGCCGTTATTTCCTGGTCAAACATGGTGA
- the LOC111200133 gene encoding high mobility group B protein 15-like, translating into MVSKEMGSSSSLKQGPVPMDNVHITPEATYEAVVADPKLFMGSLERIHSQLGTKFMVPIIGGKDLDLHKLFIEVTSRGGIIKIIHERRWKEVTSKFAFPATATNASYVMRKYYFSLLKNYEQIYFFTSNSHIPPDSLRNQSTVMGLGTIRPPQELQAPQPRIDFGGHLTGPNVIGVIDGKFEDGYLVTVTMGTKQLRGVLYELLPQQSHCSFPNTNANPQVVTTKRRRRRKKSEIKRRDPAHPKPNRSGYNFFFSDQHARLKPLNPGKDREISRMIGELWNKLNEQERLVYQGKAMEDKERYLIEMEEYREKLRTGQLMISNAVPLQQMLPPEVNLDMAAEADLVIEEDEEGDSSDCSGESEPRDDDRELEEPALNRLGLNLNSNRTAIVVGDVVMETCPSKKPEEPECGGGCC; encoded by the exons ATGGTCAGCAAAG AAATGGGATCAAGCTCTAGTCTTAAGCAAGGTCCAGTACCAATGGACAATGTTCACATTACACCTGAAGCAACCTATGAAGCTGTGGTTGCAGATCCTAAACTCTTCATGGGTTCCTTGGAGAGGATTCACTCTCAATTGGGTACTAAATTCAT GGTTCCGATTATAGGAGGGAAAGATTTGGACTTGCACAAGCTTTTCATTGAGGTAACCTCTCGTGGTGGAATTATTAAG ATAATTCATGAAAGGAGATGGAAAGAAGTAACATCTAAGTTTGCCTTCCCTGCAACAGCAACAAACGCATCATATGTCATGCGCAAATACTACTTCTCACTGCTTAAAAACTATGAACAAATCTATTTCTTCACATCTAATAGCCACATTCCTCCAG ACTCTCTCCGGAACCAATCCACTGTGATGGGACTTGGAACCATAAGACCTCCACAAGAACTTCAAGCTCCACAACCAAGGATTGATTTTGGAG GACATTTAACTGGTCCAAATGTGATTGGAGTGATCGATGGAAAATTCGAAGACGGTTACCTTGTAACTGTGACAATGGGAACAAAGCAGCTTAGAGGAGTTCTCTATGAACTTCTTCCTCAACAGAGTCATTGTAGCTTCCCCAACACTAATGCCAATCCTCAAGTGGTTACTACAAAGCGTcgaaggagaagaaagaagtCAGAGATCAAAAGACGTGACCCTGCTCATCCCAAACCCAACAGAAGCGGttataacttcttcttctccgatcAGCACGCTAGGCTGAAGCCTCTTAACCCTGGTAAGGACAGGGAGATCAGCAGGATGATTGGTGAGCTCTGGAACAAGCTCAACGAGCAAGAGAGATTGGTTTACCAAGGGAAGGCGATGGAGGACAAAGAGAGGTATCTGATTGAGATGGAAGAGTATAGAGAGAAGCTTAGGACAGGACAGCTGATGATAAGTAACGCTGTTCCATTGCAGCAGATGCTTCCTCCAGAGGTGAACTTAGATATGGCTGCTGAAGCTGATCTTGTaatagaagaagatgaagaaggtgATTCAAGCGATTGCTCAGGAGAAAGCGAGCCACGTGATGATGATCGTGAACTGGAGGAGCCAGCTCTGAATCGTTTAGGTCTAAACCTTAACTCTAATAGGACTGCTATAGTGGTGGGCGATGTTGTGATGGAAACATGTCCGAGTAAGAAACCTGAAGAGCCAGAGTGTGGTGGTGGCTGCTGCTGA
- the LOC106430234 gene encoding translation initiation factor IF-2 isoform X1, with protein MAGVSLKCGDCGALLKSVEEAQEHAELTSHSNFAESTEAVLNIVCTTCSKPCRSKTESDLHTKRTGHTEFVDKTMETVKPISLEAPKAAAMEIDNTDGSSGSGDAAEVEMVVPGVDKNILEELEAMGFPKARATRALHYSGNASLEAAVNWVVEHENDPDVDEMPKVPANSNSGPPKPALTPEEVKIKAQELRERARKKKEEEEKRMEREREKERIRIGKELLEAKRIEEDNERKRIILLRKAEKEEERRAREKIRQKVEEDKAERRRKLGLPAEDPAAAKPSVPVVEEKKSSLPIRPATKTEKMRECLRSLKQAHKEDDAKVKRAFQTLLTYMGNVAKNPDEEKFRKIRLTNQTFQERVGSLRGGIEFMELCGFEKMEGGEFLFLPRDKIDPAVINSAGTELNSAINNPFFGVL; from the exons ATGGCAGGAGTATCGCTAAAGTGTGGTGATTGTGGCGCGTTGCTGAAGTCAGTGGAGGAGGCTCAGGAGCATGCGGAGCTCACCTCTCACTCCAATTTCGCAGAGTCCACTGAAGCGGTGCTCAATATCGTCTGCACTACTTGCAGCAAGCCTTGCCGCTCTAAAACC GAAAGCGATTTGCATACGAAAAGAACAGGGCATACTGAGTTTGTGGATAAGACAATGGAGACTGTAAAGCCCATCAGCTTGGAAGCTCCTAAGGCTGCTGCTATGGAGATTGACAACACCGATGGTTCCAGTGGTAGTGGAGATGCTGCTGAAG TAGAGATGGTTGTTCCAGGCGTTGACAAAAACATACTCGAGGAACTTGAAGCGATGGGCTTCCCTAAAGCTCGTGCTACCCGAGCACTTCACTACTCTG GTAATGCCAGCCTCGAGGCTGCAGTTAATTGGGTGGTGGAGCATGAGAATGATCCTGACGTAGATGAAATGCCAAAG GTACCTGCCAACTCTAATTCTGGACCTCCTAAACCTGCCCTTACGCCAGAAGAAGTCAAGATAAAAGCACAAGAACTAAG GGAACGTGCACgtaagaagaaagaagaggaagaaaaacGGATGGAACGTGAAAGAGAGAAG GAGCGAATTAGGATTGGCAAGGAACTTCTAGAAGCGAAGCGGATAGAAGAAGATAACGAAAGAAAACG TATAATCCTTTTGCGTAAAGccgagaaagaagaagaaagacgggCTAGGGAAAAGATCCGTCAAAAAGTTGAAGAAGACAAG GCTGAAAGAAGGCGGAAACTAGGATTGCCTGCGGAAGATCCTGCGGCTGCAAAACCCTCAGTGCCAGTTGTGGAGGAGAAGAAG agtTCATTGCCTATTAGACCCGCCACTAAGACTGAGAAAATGAGAGAGTGCTTGAGGTCGCTTAAGCAAGCCCACAAG GAGGATGATGCTAAGGTGAAGAGAGCGTTCCAGACACTGCTGACATACATGGGAAATGTTGCTAAGAATCCAGATGAAGAGAAATTCCGGAAAATTAGACTCACCAACCAAACATTTCAG GAGAGGGTTGGTTCACTGAGAGGAGGCATAGAGTTCATGGAGCTATGTGGGTTTGAGAAAATGGAAGGAGGAGAGTTCTTGTTCTTGCCAAGGGACAAGATAGATCCAGCCGTTATCAACTCAGCTGGAACAGAGCTCAATTCCGCCATCAACAACCCTTTCTTTGGTGTTCTTTAA
- the LOC106430234 gene encoding chromatin assembly factor 1 subunit A isoform X2 — MAGVSLKCGDCGALLKSVEEAQEHAELTSHSNFAESTEAVLNIVCTTCSKPCRSKTESDLHTKRTGHTEFVDKTMETVKPISLEAPKAAAMEIDNTDGSSGSGDAAEEMVVPGVDKNILEELEAMGFPKARATRALHYSGNASLEAAVNWVVEHENDPDVDEMPKVPANSNSGPPKPALTPEEVKIKAQELRERARKKKEEEEKRMEREREKERIRIGKELLEAKRIEEDNERKRIILLRKAEKEEERRAREKIRQKVEEDKAERRRKLGLPAEDPAAAKPSVPVVEEKKSSLPIRPATKTEKMRECLRSLKQAHKEDDAKVKRAFQTLLTYMGNVAKNPDEEKFRKIRLTNQTFQERVGSLRGGIEFMELCGFEKMEGGEFLFLPRDKIDPAVINSAGTELNSAINNPFFGVL, encoded by the exons ATGGCAGGAGTATCGCTAAAGTGTGGTGATTGTGGCGCGTTGCTGAAGTCAGTGGAGGAGGCTCAGGAGCATGCGGAGCTCACCTCTCACTCCAATTTCGCAGAGTCCACTGAAGCGGTGCTCAATATCGTCTGCACTACTTGCAGCAAGCCTTGCCGCTCTAAAACC GAAAGCGATTTGCATACGAAAAGAACAGGGCATACTGAGTTTGTGGATAAGACAATGGAGACTGTAAAGCCCATCAGCTTGGAAGCTCCTAAGGCTGCTGCTATGGAGATTGACAACACCGATGGTTCCAGTGGTAGTGGAGATGCTGCTGAAG AGATGGTTGTTCCAGGCGTTGACAAAAACATACTCGAGGAACTTGAAGCGATGGGCTTCCCTAAAGCTCGTGCTACCCGAGCACTTCACTACTCTG GTAATGCCAGCCTCGAGGCTGCAGTTAATTGGGTGGTGGAGCATGAGAATGATCCTGACGTAGATGAAATGCCAAAG GTACCTGCCAACTCTAATTCTGGACCTCCTAAACCTGCCCTTACGCCAGAAGAAGTCAAGATAAAAGCACAAGAACTAAG GGAACGTGCACgtaagaagaaagaagaggaagaaaaacGGATGGAACGTGAAAGAGAGAAG GAGCGAATTAGGATTGGCAAGGAACTTCTAGAAGCGAAGCGGATAGAAGAAGATAACGAAAGAAAACG TATAATCCTTTTGCGTAAAGccgagaaagaagaagaaagacgggCTAGGGAAAAGATCCGTCAAAAAGTTGAAGAAGACAAG GCTGAAAGAAGGCGGAAACTAGGATTGCCTGCGGAAGATCCTGCGGCTGCAAAACCCTCAGTGCCAGTTGTGGAGGAGAAGAAG agtTCATTGCCTATTAGACCCGCCACTAAGACTGAGAAAATGAGAGAGTGCTTGAGGTCGCTTAAGCAAGCCCACAAG GAGGATGATGCTAAGGTGAAGAGAGCGTTCCAGACACTGCTGACATACATGGGAAATGTTGCTAAGAATCCAGATGAAGAGAAATTCCGGAAAATTAGACTCACCAACCAAACATTTCAG GAGAGGGTTGGTTCACTGAGAGGAGGCATAGAGTTCATGGAGCTATGTGGGTTTGAGAAAATGGAAGGAGGAGAGTTCTTGTTCTTGCCAAGGGACAAGATAGATCCAGCCGTTATCAACTCAGCTGGAACAGAGCTCAATTCCGCCATCAACAACCCTTTCTTTGGTGTTCTTTAA
- the LOC111199884 gene encoding TBC domain-containing protein C1952.17c-like — MVRKKVPEWLNSTMWSTPPPSPSPSFNDDDATLLRHSPATKMSSMKKQEAESISVTPPPSTASSVPSPRPRNNGSSISGEYGNSSVAPSSAEDFSRQAHLSAELSRKVINMKELRSLASQSLPDSPGIRSTVWKLLLGYLPPERSLWSSELKQKRSQYKHYKDELLTSPSEITWRLVRSKGFDNYELKSGSRCMLSRSRITDEDHPLSLGKASVWNTYFQDIETIEQIDKDVKRTHPDIPFFSAESSFARSNQESMKNILLVFAKLNQGIRYVQGMNEILAPIFYVFRNDPDDDSSSHAEADAFFCFVELLSGFRDFYCQQLDNSVVGIRSAITRLSQLVRKHDEELWRHLEITTKVNPQFYAFRWITLLLTQEFSFFDCLHIWDALLSDPEGPLESLLGICCAMLVLVRRRLIAGDFTSNMKLLQHYPTTNISHLLYVANKLRSKMLV; from the exons ATGGTGAGGAAGAAGGTACCGGAATGGCTCAACAGCACCATGTGGTCCactcctcctccttctccttctccgtcTTTCAACGACGACGATGCTACTCTCCTCCGCCACTCCCCCGCCACTAAAATGTCCTCAATGAAGAAGCAAGAGGCGGAATCGATTTCCGTTACTCCCCCGCCTTCCACCGCTTCTTCGGTTCCGTCTCCGAGGCCGAGGAACAACGGTAGCAGTATCTCTGGCGAATATGGAAACTCTAGTGTTGCTCCTTCCTCCGCGGAGGACTTTTCCCGCCAGGCTCATCTCTCAGCTgag TTATCGAGGAAGGTTATTAATATGAAGGAGCTGAGGAGTCTTGCTTCACAGAGTTTGCCTGATTCTCCTGGGATCCGTTCTACCGTCTGGAAG CTTTTGCTTGGCTACTTGCCACCTGAACGTTCACTCTGGTCATCTGAGTTGAAACAGAAGAGATCACAGTACAAGCATTATAAGGATGAGCTTCTTACTAGTCCT TCAGAAATCACATGGAGATTGGTGAGGTCAAAGGGGTTTGATAATTACGAGTTGAAGAGTGGAAGCCGGTGCATGCTTTCCCGATCTAGAATCACTGACGAGGACCATCCTTTAAGCCTAGGGAAGGCTAGCGTCTGGAATACTTACTTCCAG GATATTGAGACCATAGAACAAATAGACAAAGATGTCAAGCGTACACATCCAGATATTCCCTTTTTCTCTGCTGAGTCATCTTTTGCGCGTTCTAATCAG GAATCTATGAAGAATATATTGCTTGTGTTTGCCAAGTTAAATCAAGGGATCAGATATGTTCAAGGGATGAACGAAATTTTGGCACCTATCTTCTATGTGTTCCGTAACGACCCTGATGATGATAGTTCA TCTCATGCTGAAGCTGATGCATTCTTCTGCTTTGTTGAACTGTTGAGTGGGTTTCGTGACTTCTACTGTCAACAACTTGACAACAGTGTGGTTGGAATCCGGTCCGCAATAACAAGGCTCTCGCAACTTGTTAGGAAGCATGATGAGGAACTTTGGCGTCATCTAGAGATCACCACGAAA GTTAACCCACAGTTCTACGCATTTAGGTGGATCACTCTCCTCCTTACACAAGAGTTTAGTTTCTTCGACTGTCTTCACATATGGGATGCGCTCTTAAGCGACCCCGAAGGTCCTCTG GAAAGCTTACTGGGGATATGTTGTGCGATGCTGGTACTGGTGAGGAGGAGGTTGATCGCTGGAGATTTCACATCGAATATGAAGTTACTTCAACATTATCCAACTACCAACATCAGCCATCTCTTGTATGTAGCTAATAAGCTTCGTTCCAAAATGTTAGTTTAA